Proteins co-encoded in one uncultured Draconibacterium sp. genomic window:
- a CDS encoding LysM peptidoglycan-binding domain-containing protein: MRHIIIYIFSLLLFTNALAQEVNTSLTLDDLKLEADTTGFNTLDVDDMLNPIFSDQMDSMMSSWDISNRFNFSNSEVRTVNYPKNLPDSVYINRLKEIEQVVDLSYNSVVKKYIQMYTEKRRDLVEVMLGLSAYYFPIFEETLDKYDMPLEIKYLAIIESALNPTARSWVGANGLWQFMYGTARNMKLEITSFVDERRDPIKATDAAARYLSKLHDIYGDWHLAIAAYNCGPGNVNRAIRRSGGKRNYWEIYYRLPRETRGYVPAFIAATYTFEYYKEHNLVPRFPEIELSVDTVMVNNYLHFDQISAKLHIEKEQLRALNPMYRRDVIPAKASKPYPLVLPNDVILDFIDLDTAIFAFERNKYFPNNTLMNPTTSNSSYFTPVDIKGKAKVVYTVKAGDNVGFISSWFHVRASDLRYWNNIRRDIIRVGQKLAIYVPEKDKEKYQQVTTMSFAQKQASIGKSSTSTTTRKTKPLDPNFEYYTVRKGDTLWDIAQKYAGISANEIMRLNELKNDRGLYIGQKLKIKRKG; this comes from the coding sequence ATGAGACATATCATCATTTATATATTTTCACTATTACTTTTCACGAATGCATTGGCACAGGAGGTTAATACCTCACTTACATTAGATGACTTAAAACTGGAAGCAGATACTACCGGTTTTAACACATTGGATGTTGATGATATGCTGAATCCCATCTTTTCTGATCAGATGGACAGCATGATGAGTTCGTGGGACATTAGCAACCGTTTCAACTTCAGCAATTCGGAAGTGAGAACTGTTAACTACCCTAAAAACCTGCCCGATTCAGTATACATTAACCGCTTAAAAGAAATTGAGCAGGTTGTTGACCTTTCATACAATTCGGTGGTAAAAAAATACATACAAATGTATACCGAAAAGCGTCGCGATCTGGTTGAAGTGATGCTTGGTTTATCGGCCTACTACTTCCCAATTTTTGAGGAAACACTGGACAAATATGATATGCCGCTGGAGATAAAATATCTGGCTATTATTGAGTCGGCACTAAATCCAACAGCACGTTCGTGGGTTGGCGCAAATGGTTTGTGGCAATTTATGTACGGCACTGCCCGCAACATGAAACTAGAGATTACTTCGTTTGTTGACGAGCGCCGTGACCCGATAAAAGCTACCGATGCTGCTGCCCGTTATCTTTCAAAACTTCACGACATATACGGCGACTGGCATTTGGCCATTGCAGCCTACAACTGTGGCCCCGGAAACGTAAACCGTGCCATCCGCCGCTCGGGAGGGAAAAGAAATTACTGGGAAATATATTACCGCCTGCCACGTGAAACCAGAGGTTACGTACCGGCATTTATTGCGGCAACATACACCTTCGAATATTATAAGGAACACAACCTTGTTCCACGTTTCCCGGAGATTGAACTTTCGGTTGATACCGTAATGGTGAACAACTACCTTCACTTCGATCAGATAAGTGCAAAGCTACATATCGAGAAGGAACAACTGCGTGCCCTTAACCCCATGTACCGCCGCGATGTGATTCCGGCCAAAGCAAGCAAGCCCTATCCATTGGTTTTACCGAATGACGTAATTCTGGATTTTATTGATCTGGATACTGCAATTTTTGCATTCGAGCGGAATAAATACTTCCCCAACAATACATTAATGAATCCGACAACCAGCAACAGCAGCTATTTTACGCCTGTTGATATTAAAGGGAAAGCAAAGGTTGTTTACACCGTTAAAGCGGGCGATAACGTTGGTTTTATCTCATCATGGTTTCATGTACGAGCTTCCGATTTAAGGTACTGGAACAACATTCGCCGTGATATCATTCGTGTAGGACAAAAACTTGCTATTTACGTTCCTGAAAAAGACAAGGAAAAGTATCAACAGGTTACGACCATGAGTTTTGCTCAAAAACAGGCTTCCATTGGCAAATCGTCGACTTCAACAACAACACGCAAGACAAAACCACTTGATCCGAATTTCGAATATTACACAGTACGTAAAGGCGATACTTTGTGGGACATTGCTCAGAAATATGCAGGAATATCGGCTAATGAAATTATGCGCTTGAATGAGCTGAAAAACGATCGGGGATTATATATCGGCCAGAAATTAAAGATCAAACGTAAAGGGTAA
- the clpX gene encoding ATP-dependent Clp protease ATP-binding subunit ClpX, translating to MSNKEKMDKCSFCGREKKEVNLLIAGIDGHICDRCAEQAHSIIQEEVKTSSSFDLDDIKLLKPKEIKEFLDQYVIGQDRAKRVLSVSVYNHYKRLTQKVDDDETEIEKSNIILVGETGTGKTLLARTIAKMLHVPFTIVDATVLTEAGYVGEDIESLLTRLLQAADYNVEAAERGIVFVDEIDKIARKSDNPSITRDVSGEGVQQGLLKLLEGSIVNVPPQGGRKHPEQKLIPVDTKNILFVCGGAFDGIERKIANRLNTKVIGYSAAKDADRIERENLLQYVSPQDLKSFGLIPEIIGRLPVLTYLNPLDKETLRSILTEPKNSVIKQYKKLFKLDEIELEFDEEALEYIVDKAIEFKLGARGLRSICENIMNDAMFDAPSDEISELRITKEYAESQIDKSGIRRLKAS from the coding sequence ATGTCAAATAAAGAAAAGATGGACAAGTGTTCGTTTTGCGGACGGGAAAAGAAAGAAGTAAATCTTTTGATTGCAGGGATTGACGGACACATTTGCGACCGCTGTGCCGAGCAGGCTCATTCGATTATCCAGGAAGAGGTAAAAACTTCAAGCTCTTTCGATTTGGATGACATAAAACTGCTTAAACCAAAAGAGATTAAGGAATTTCTTGATCAATATGTTATCGGCCAAGATCGCGCCAAACGTGTGCTTTCGGTTTCGGTTTACAATCATTACAAACGACTGACTCAAAAAGTCGACGATGATGAAACAGAGATTGAAAAGTCGAACATTATTCTGGTTGGTGAAACTGGTACCGGAAAAACCTTACTGGCACGTACAATTGCAAAAATGTTGCATGTTCCGTTTACTATTGTTGATGCAACGGTGCTTACCGAAGCCGGTTATGTTGGCGAAGACATTGAAAGTTTGTTAACACGCTTGTTACAAGCTGCCGACTACAACGTGGAGGCTGCCGAGCGCGGAATTGTATTTGTTGACGAAATTGACAAGATTGCACGTAAAAGCGATAATCCATCGATTACACGCGATGTTTCGGGCGAAGGTGTTCAGCAGGGTTTATTAAAACTTCTGGAAGGTTCGATTGTAAATGTTCCGCCGCAAGGAGGACGTAAACATCCGGAGCAAAAACTTATTCCTGTTGATACCAAAAATATATTGTTTGTTTGTGGTGGTGCTTTTGATGGTATTGAACGCAAAATTGCCAACCGGTTAAATACAAAAGTAATTGGTTACAGTGCAGCAAAAGATGCCGACCGCATCGAACGCGAAAACCTGCTTCAGTATGTTTCGCCACAGGATTTAAAATCATTTGGGCTGATTCCGGAAATCATCGGTCGTTTGCCGGTGCTTACTTACCTTAATCCATTAGACAAAGAAACACTGCGCAGCATTTTAACCGAGCCAAAAAATTCGGTTATCAAGCAGTACAAAAAACTGTTTAAACTGGATGAGATAGAGTTGGAATTTGACGAAGAGGCCCTGGAATACATCGTTGACAAAGCAATTGAGTTTAAACTGGGTGCACGTGGTTTGCGTTCGATTTGCGAGAACATTATGAACGATGCCATGTTTGATGCGCCTTCTGATGAAATTTCTGAATTGCGCATCACCAAAGAATACGCCGAAAGTCAGATTGACAAATCGGGTATCCGACGATTAAAAGCAAGCTAA
- a CDS encoding TrmH family RNA methyltransferase gives MNTNSVKFFNAKDDEKFPETSAIIIAAWHLSNSENIGKIIRLAHNLGALEVLFVRESENHRESKIKKTAGFSYNQMKWRFISENDFIELLNAGFQLTIVETCDGATNIFSEKLPPKTILLAGSESHGLPENIIKMANKSVYIPMPGGCKSLNISNALSVAAFEWYRQQTYV, from the coding sequence ATGAACACCAATTCCGTAAAGTTTTTTAATGCAAAAGACGACGAGAAATTCCCTGAAACCAGTGCCATAATTATTGCGGCCTGGCACTTGTCGAATTCCGAAAATATCGGCAAGATCATTCGACTGGCTCATAACCTGGGAGCTCTGGAAGTTTTATTTGTTCGCGAATCGGAAAATCATCGTGAATCGAAAATTAAAAAGACGGCCGGATTTTCGTACAACCAGATGAAGTGGCGTTTTATTTCTGAAAACGATTTTATTGAACTACTAAATGCCGGATTTCAACTGACCATCGTGGAAACCTGCGATGGTGCCACCAATATTTTTAGCGAAAAACTGCCACCCAAAACCATACTATTGGCAGGAAGCGAATCGCATGGCCTCCCGGAAAACATTATTAAAATGGCCAACAAAAGTGTTTATATTCCAATGCCTGGGGGATGCAAATCGTTAAACATTTCCAATGCGTTATCGGTCGCGGCATTCGAGTGGTACCGCCAGCAAACCTATGTATAA
- a CDS encoding DUF5683 domain-containing protein has product MIKRVFFSKILLLCLPLFFSINMLGQTTAQDSAFIKKANEVPTKVEHSPKKATLYSTFLPGLGQAYNKKYWKIPLIYAGFGTIGYFIHWNNDNYKIMRQAYADLSDNKGEGPFGEEDPTNSYMDLDAAQYYDLTNPTYYNNFKNGLEKQQNYYRRNRDLLIISIIGFYGLNIIDANVDANLYDFDISEDLTFNWQPTMQYKDFQYVYGVSCTFTF; this is encoded by the coding sequence GTGATTAAACGCGTTTTTTTTTCTAAAATATTGCTTCTTTGCCTGCCATTGTTTTTCAGCATTAATATGTTGGGACAAACTACTGCGCAGGATTCTGCTTTTATAAAAAAGGCAAATGAAGTGCCAACGAAGGTTGAACATTCGCCTAAAAAAGCCACCTTGTATTCTACTTTCTTACCGGGGTTGGGGCAGGCATACAACAAAAAATACTGGAAAATCCCGTTAATCTATGCAGGTTTCGGTACCATTGGTTATTTTATTCACTGGAACAACGACAATTACAAAATCATGCGCCAGGCATATGCTGATTTATCAGATAACAAGGGCGAAGGGCCCTTTGGCGAAGAAGATCCAACAAATTCGTATATGGATTTAGACGCCGCGCAGTATTACGACTTAACCAATCCTACATATTACAACAACTTTAAAAACGGGCTCGAAAAACAACAAAATTACTATCGGCGAAATCGCGATCTGTTAATTATCAGTATTATTGGATTTTACGGGCTAAATATTATCGACGCAAACGTGGATGCAAACTTGTACGATTTTGATATCAGCGAAGATCTTACATTCAACTGGCAGCCTACAATGCAATACAAGGATTTTCAATACGTTTATGGTGTAAGTTGCACTTTTACTTTTTAA
- a CDS encoding ParB/RepB/Spo0J family partition protein encodes MMAKRNALGRGLGALIDDAEKMQQGAGLDEIELSKIEANPFQPRSKFDEEALSELSASIKEIGLIQPITLRKVGDNKYQIIAGERRFRASQLAGLNKIPAYVRKAKDDGMLEMALVENIQREDLDSIEIALSYQRLMDELEYTQEELSGRVGKKRSTIANYLRLLKLPAIVQKGLIDKEITMGHARAIINIDDADTQIMIFEQIIKHGLSVRKVEEVVRDLNSTEEKTSETKKPKFPKEFKLIKTQLDRIFSRRIDFSMNEKGKGKITIPFKSEADLERIVKIFENQK; translated from the coding sequence ATGATGGCAAAAAGGAATGCACTTGGAAGAGGATTAGGCGCACTTATCGACGATGCTGAAAAAATGCAGCAAGGTGCCGGACTGGATGAAATTGAATTAAGCAAAATTGAAGCAAATCCTTTTCAACCCCGCTCGAAATTTGATGAAGAGGCACTGTCAGAGCTTTCGGCCTCGATCAAAGAAATTGGATTGATACAGCCCATTACCTTACGAAAAGTTGGCGATAATAAATACCAGATCATTGCCGGAGAGCGCCGTTTCAGGGCATCGCAACTGGCAGGGTTGAATAAGATACCGGCTTATGTGCGCAAAGCCAAAGACGATGGTATGTTGGAAATGGCACTGGTGGAAAACATTCAGCGCGAAGACCTCGATTCCATTGAAATTGCACTAAGCTATCAACGCCTGATGGACGAGTTGGAATACACACAAGAAGAATTAAGTGGCCGTGTTGGGAAAAAACGCTCTACCATTGCCAACTATCTACGTTTGTTAAAACTTCCGGCCATTGTTCAGAAAGGATTAATCGACAAAGAAATAACGATGGGTCATGCACGCGCCATCATTAATATTGATGATGCTGATACGCAAATCATGATCTTCGAGCAGATTATAAAACACGGGCTTTCGGTTCGGAAAGTGGAAGAGGTTGTTCGCGATTTAAACTCTACTGAAGAAAAAACAAGCGAGACTAAAAAACCTAAGTTCCCGAAAGAATTTAAACTAATTAAAACGCAACTGGATAGAATTTTTAGCCGACGTATTGACTTCTCGATGAATGAGAAAGGAAAAGGAAAGATTACCATTCCTTTTAAGTCGGAAGCCGATCTGGAAAGAATTGTTAAAATATTTGAAAATCAAAAATAA
- the tig gene encoding trigger factor, whose protein sequence is MNINLENIDQVNAVINLTIEKTDYEKQVADVLKDYRQKATIPGFRPGKVPAGLIKKRFGTAVLVEEVNKLISQNLSKYMIDEKLPVLGEPMPNDEKQKPIDWEKDESFEFTFDVALSPEVKVSLDKRSKYTYYNIAVSDDMIQQQVDMAASQLGENIPAEEAKEDSTVRGNFVQLDAEGNEVEGGIAPEGVLLAVDKIKDEEIKNAFVGCKKDDIIVFNPIKAFENNHEVSHMLNIKHEEADTLESDFRYTVTEILQFQKAELNEELFKKLYGEETEIKTLDDFKAKIKEDLAKNLAFSSDHKFTLDTRDALVEKTDLEMPEEFLKRWLVAVNKELTQEQIEKEFPAFILDLKWQLIKDTIAKENELKVEAEEAEEFAKKMAMAQFQQYGINDAPEEQLESFAKMMLEKPEEKERIYKKLLEDKVVEVVKEKVTIQEEEVSQEKFNEMMQDAQ, encoded by the coding sequence ATGAATATTAATTTAGAAAACATCGACCAGGTTAATGCGGTAATCAATCTTACCATCGAGAAAACTGACTATGAAAAACAAGTTGCCGATGTTTTAAAAGACTATCGTCAAAAAGCTACAATTCCAGGATTCCGCCCCGGCAAAGTTCCGGCAGGCCTTATCAAAAAAAGATTTGGAACAGCGGTTTTGGTTGAAGAGGTAAACAAACTTATCTCTCAAAACCTGTCGAAGTACATGATTGATGAAAAGCTTCCGGTACTTGGCGAACCAATGCCAAACGACGAAAAACAAAAACCAATCGACTGGGAAAAAGATGAGTCGTTTGAGTTTACTTTCGATGTAGCTTTATCTCCTGAAGTAAAAGTTTCGCTCGATAAACGCAGCAAATACACCTACTACAATATCGCTGTTTCAGACGACATGATCCAACAACAGGTTGACATGGCAGCTTCTCAACTGGGAGAAAATATTCCTGCCGAAGAAGCAAAAGAAGACAGCACTGTTCGTGGTAATTTTGTTCAGCTTGATGCTGAAGGCAACGAAGTTGAAGGCGGAATTGCTCCTGAAGGTGTACTTTTAGCGGTTGACAAAATCAAAGACGAAGAAATTAAAAATGCATTTGTTGGTTGCAAGAAAGACGATATTATCGTTTTCAATCCGATAAAAGCTTTCGAAAATAACCACGAAGTTTCGCACATGCTAAACATTAAGCATGAAGAAGCCGACACTTTGGAAAGCGATTTCAGATATACTGTTACTGAAATTCTTCAGTTCCAAAAAGCTGAATTGAACGAAGAGCTGTTCAAAAAGCTTTACGGCGAAGAAACAGAAATTAAAACACTCGACGATTTCAAAGCAAAAATAAAAGAAGACCTCGCGAAAAACCTTGCATTCTCATCCGATCATAAATTTACATTAGACACCCGCGACGCGTTGGTTGAGAAGACAGATTTGGAAATGCCGGAGGAATTTTTGAAGCGTTGGTTGGTGGCTGTAAACAAAGAATTAACACAGGAGCAAATCGAAAAGGAATTCCCTGCATTTATTCTTGATTTGAAATGGCAATTGATTAAAGATACCATCGCAAAAGAAAACGAATTAAAGGTTGAAGCTGAAGAGGCTGAAGAATTTGCAAAAAAAATGGCCATGGCACAGTTCCAGCAGTATGGAATCAACGATGCACCAGAGGAGCAGCTGGAGTCGTTTGCCAAAATGATGCTTGAAAAACCTGAAGAAAAAGAACGCATCTACAAAAAATTGTTGGAAGACAAAGTGGTAGAAGTAGTAAAAGAAAAAGTTACTATTCAGGAAGAAGAAGTATCGCAGGAGAAATTCAATGAAATGATGCAAGACGCTCAATAG
- a CDS encoding bifunctional ADP-heptose synthase, with protein sequence MNKAEVDKIFNQFSKIRAIVIGDAMVDTYLWGKVDRLSPEAPVPIVSVSTRENRLGGAANVSRNIQELGATPILFSVVGDDDKGREFLNLLEKRDVSSEGIFIDPLRNTTVKNRVISSGKQIVRIDEESIDYISEEIESNLINAIKTEMETHLVDVIVFVDYDKGVVTPNLFKTINELALEKGIPTSVDPKKRNFSNYKNVSLFKPNFKEFVEGTRFALKKGDLESLKKAADNFKTEQQLKLILITLSELGVYIINGNEEQYYPVAIRDIADVSGAGDTVIAVASLAMAAELPPKIIALLSNLAGGLVCEKVGVVPVDKTQLKKEMKSQKI encoded by the coding sequence GTGAACAAGGCAGAAGTAGACAAAATATTCAACCAATTTTCAAAAATACGCGCCATCGTAATCGGCGATGCTATGGTTGACACCTATCTTTGGGGAAAAGTTGATCGCTTGTCACCTGAAGCTCCGGTCCCAATTGTATCTGTATCAACTCGCGAAAACCGTCTTGGTGGTGCGGCGAACGTATCACGCAACATTCAGGAACTGGGAGCTACCCCAATACTTTTTTCCGTTGTTGGTGATGACGACAAGGGAAGAGAATTTCTTAACCTTTTAGAAAAACGAGATGTTTCTTCCGAGGGAATATTTATCGACCCATTACGAAATACGACGGTAAAAAACCGGGTAATTAGTTCCGGGAAACAAATTGTTCGGATTGATGAAGAATCAATTGATTACATTTCAGAAGAAATAGAAAGCAATTTGATAAATGCCATAAAGACAGAAATGGAAACACATTTGGTTGATGTGATTGTTTTTGTTGATTACGACAAAGGAGTGGTTACACCAAATTTATTTAAAACCATTAACGAACTGGCGTTGGAAAAAGGCATCCCAACTTCTGTTGATCCAAAGAAGCGAAACTTTAGTAACTATAAGAATGTATCGCTCTTTAAGCCCAATTTTAAAGAGTTTGTTGAAGGAACAAGATTCGCGCTAAAAAAAGGCGATCTGGAGAGCCTGAAAAAAGCAGCTGACAACTTTAAAACCGAACAACAATTAAAGTTAATATTAATAACACTTTCAGAACTGGGAGTATATATTATTAATGGTAACGAAGAGCAATATTATCCGGTTGCAATTCGCGACATTGCTGATGTTTCGGGAGCTGGCGACACGGTAATAGCAGTGGCCAGCCTGGCAATGGCAGCAGAACTACCGCCCAAAATAATAGCATTACTATCGAACCTGGCTGGCGGATTGGTTTGCGAGAAAGTAGGGGTTGTTCCCGTCGATAAAACACAGCTAAAAAAAGAGATGAAATCTCAAAAAATTTGA
- a CDS encoding AAA family ATPase, which translates to MGKIISLANQKGGVGKTTTTINLAASLAVLEQKVLIIDADPQANATSGLGFDLRNVQSSIYECIVNEVEAEKAVLHTGIDNLDIIPSHIDLVGAEIEMLNLPNREKVLKSALETVKDKYDFIFIDCSPSLGLITVNALTASDSVIIPVQCEYFALEGLGKLLNTIKIIQNRLNPELEIEGFLLTMYDGRLNLSNQVLEEVKHHFQEMVFDTVIQRNVKLSEAPSYGKPVVLYDASSKGAINHMNLAREILQRNAMTKMSKDNVVIN; encoded by the coding sequence ATGGGAAAAATAATTTCGTTAGCAAACCAGAAGGGAGGAGTTGGTAAAACAACTACTACAATTAATCTGGCTGCAAGTCTGGCAGTACTTGAACAGAAGGTTCTGATTATTGATGCCGATCCGCAGGCAAATGCCACATCGGGTTTAGGGTTCGACCTGAGAAATGTGCAATCGAGTATTTACGAATGCATTGTAAACGAGGTAGAAGCCGAAAAAGCAGTTTTGCACACCGGCATCGACAACCTGGATATAATTCCTTCTCACATTGATTTGGTTGGTGCTGAAATTGAAATGTTGAACCTGCCCAACCGCGAGAAAGTGCTAAAATCGGCATTGGAAACGGTGAAAGATAAGTACGATTTTATTTTTATCGACTGCTCACCATCACTGGGATTAATTACGGTAAATGCCCTTACTGCGTCTGATTCTGTTATCATTCCTGTTCAGTGCGAATATTTTGCATTAGAAGGACTTGGAAAACTGCTGAATACGATTAAAATCATTCAGAATCGTTTAAATCCGGAACTGGAAATCGAAGGTTTCCTGCTTACCATGTACGACGGCCGTTTAAACCTTTCGAACCAGGTTTTGGAAGAGGTGAAACACCACTTCCAGGAAATGGTATTCGACACCGTAATTCAGCGTAACGTAAAATTAAGTGAAGCACCCAGCTACGGAAAACCGGTGGTACTTTACGATGCAAGCTCGAAAGGAGCAATTAACCACATGAACCTGGCGCGCGAAATATTACAGCGCAATGCCATGACTAAAATGTCGAAAGACAATGTTGTTATAAATTAA
- the clpP gene encoding ATP-dependent Clp endopeptidase proteolytic subunit ClpP: MDNNEFRKYATKHAGISSLTMDRYTSAYSNYISPTIIEERQLNVASMDVFSRLMMDRIIFLGVPIDDTVANIIQAQLLFLESTDPSKDIQIYFNSPGGSVYAGLGIYDTMQYISADVATICTGMAASMAAVLMTAGQKGKRSALTHSRIMIHQPMGGAQGQASDIEITAREIMKIKKELYTIIANHSGQTLEQIEKDSDRDYWMTAQEAVDYGMIDEILVRNNK, translated from the coding sequence ATGGACAACAACGAATTTAGAAAATACGCAACTAAGCATGCAGGTATCAGCAGCTTAACAATGGACAGGTACACATCGGCATACAGTAATTATATTTCGCCAACAATTATCGAAGAGCGTCAGTTAAACGTAGCATCAATGGATGTGTTTTCGCGTTTAATGATGGATCGTATTATTTTCCTTGGCGTACCAATCGACGATACTGTAGCTAACATCATTCAGGCGCAATTGCTGTTCCTTGAGTCAACCGATCCGTCGAAAGACATTCAGATCTATTTTAACTCGCCGGGAGGTTCTGTTTATGCTGGTTTAGGCATTTACGACACCATGCAATATATTTCAGCTGATGTTGCCACCATCTGTACAGGTATGGCCGCATCGATGGCAGCTGTGCTGATGACAGCCGGACAAAAAGGAAAACGTTCAGCATTAACACATTCACGAATAATGATCCATCAACCAATGGGCGGTGCTCAGGGGCAGGCTTCTGATATTGAAATTACTGCACGCGAGATCATGAAAATCAAAAAAGAATTATATACCATTATTGCCAACCACTCAGGACAAACGCTAGAACAAATTGAGAAAGACTCAGACCGTGACTACTGGATGACCGCACAAGAAGCAGTAGACTATGGTATGATCGATGAAATTTTAGTTAGAAATAACAAATAA
- a CDS encoding LysR substrate-binding domain-containing protein encodes MITLTQLEYIAAVDTHRHFGKAAEACFITQPTLSMQIKKLEEDLEIIIFDRSKQPLIPTDVGARIIEQARVVLKQAEEINDIVKDHKNLVSGMLRIGIIPTLAPYLLPIFIGNYKKKYPNIFIKVVEATTENIINLLHKDLIDVGILVTPLHEEKILEKPLFYEEMLIYANSGHKLHKQKEITVQDIATPEIWLLSDGHCFRDQVINLCSYLGTTDSHLPFHFEAGSLETLMNIVDREGGITLIPELAKATMSQKRAYNVENFTNIKPLREVSLVYSRHYAKHKLINLLWREIKNSVPEELQDENRGTIVEWR; translated from the coding sequence ATGATTACCCTAACCCAATTAGAGTATATAGCTGCCGTTGACACTCATCGTCATTTTGGCAAAGCTGCCGAGGCTTGTTTTATTACACAGCCAACACTTTCTATGCAAATCAAAAAGCTGGAAGAAGACCTTGAAATCATAATTTTCGACAGGAGCAAACAACCGCTTATCCCAACCGATGTTGGTGCTCGGATTATTGAACAAGCGCGAGTGGTTTTAAAACAGGCCGAAGAAATAAACGACATTGTGAAAGACCATAAAAACCTGGTTTCAGGAATGTTACGCATTGGAATAATTCCAACACTGGCCCCCTACTTACTTCCCATTTTTATTGGAAATTACAAAAAGAAATATCCAAATATTTTCATTAAAGTGGTAGAAGCAACCACTGAAAATATTATCAATCTTTTGCACAAAGACCTTATCGACGTAGGTATTCTGGTAACTCCACTTCATGAAGAGAAAATACTTGAGAAGCCTCTGTTTTACGAGGAAATGCTTATTTATGCCAACAGCGGACATAAATTGCATAAGCAAAAAGAAATTACGGTTCAGGATATTGCAACACCAGAAATTTGGCTGTTGAGCGACGGACACTGTTTCCGCGACCAGGTGATCAACCTGTGTTCATACCTGGGAACTACCGATAGCCATTTGCCTTTTCACTTTGAAGCCGGATCGCTGGAAACATTGATGAACATCGTTGACCGCGAAGGAGGAATAACACTTATTCCGGAGTTGGCAAAAGCTACCATGTCGCAAAAAAGAGCTTACAATGTGGAGAATTTTACCAACATAAAACCACTGCGTGAAGTTAGCCTGGTATACTCGCGGCACTATGCAAAACACAAGCTGATTAATCTGCTTTGGCGCGAAATTAAAAATTCGGTTCCGGAAGAATTACAAGACGAGAACCGGGGAACAATTGTAGAATGGCGCTAA